The window CCCGCCGGAGGTCCTCACCGTCGTAGACCGCCAGGCAGACGGCCGGCGTGACCAGTTCCGTTCGCTTCTCGCCGGTCTCCATCGAGTAGCACAGGCGCGTGTCGAAGAAGGGAGCGAGGCGGACGCCGGCCTCGCGCGCCCAGGCCGAGAACGCGTTGAAGCAGTCCCGCTCGGGACGCGGCGTCGAGGCGCCCTCGAGGGGGACGCGCTTCGCCCACGACGTTACCTCGAACCCGTCGAGCGCGCCCGCCGCGACGAGCCGTTCGAGGTGTGCAATGGTCCGCCGACGGCAGTCCCGAACCGGCTTCGGCAGGTCCTCGCGCACGTACAGCTCCGCCCTGACCGCGTCGTCTGTCGTGGGCATGGGCAGTACACCCGTTCCCCCTACGTGACTATAAATCATTATGATTTATGTCTGTCAAATCGGTCGAGCGGATACGCGTCTACGGACTCGGCGACGAGGAGCGGGCGTGTAGATACAGAGGGCGTAGACGAGGGTGCGTCGAGGGCGAACGGGCGCGAGTCAGGCGTCGCTCTCGCCGTTGCCGTTCTCGCCGTTCTCGCCGTCCTCGTCGAACTCGTCCTTGATGGACCGCAGTTCCGCGTCGACGTCGACCGGGACGTCACGCGGTTCGTCGGCGGCGTCGTCGACCCCGTCGG of the Halomicrobium salinisoli genome contains:
- a CDS encoding HTH domain-containing protein, producing the protein MPTTDDAVRAELYVREDLPKPVRDCRRRTIAHLERLVAAGALDGFEVTSWAKRVPLEGASTPRPERDCFNAFSAWAREAGVRLAPFFDTRLCYSMETGEKRTELVTPAVCLAVYDGEDLRRVAPYATEEGTTTVTECLDELAGERLDDRDRQVEPGTAD